The Pseudonocardia sp. HH130630-07 DNA window GAACGCCGCAGCCCGGTCGCTGGCCACGGCCCGCACCCGCACGGTCGGGCTCGCCCTGTCCGCGATCTCCAACCCGTACCTGGGCGAGCTGCTGCGAGGCGTGGAGGACGAGGCGGCCGCGGCCGACTACACCCTGGTCCTCACCGACCCGCACGACGATCCCGGCACCGAGGCGACCGCGGTCACCCGGCTGCGGAGCCGGGTCGACGGGCTGCTGCTCGCCGCGTCCGCCGACTCCGCAGCCACCCTCGACGCGCTGACCGGGCAGGGCGTGCCGACGGTGCTCGTCGACCGGATGGTCGGCAGCGGCTACGACGAGGTCGGCGCGGAGAACGTCGAGCCGGTGGCCGGGCTCGTCACCCACCTCGCCGAGGCCGGACACACCCGGATCGGGTTCGTCGCGGGCCAGCCCGGCCTGGCGACCACCGTCGAGCGTCTGGAGGGCTACCGGACCGGGCTGCGGCGGGCCGGCCTGGACTGGTCGCTGGTCGTCGACGGCCGGTCCGAGGCGGAACCGGCCCGGCACGCCGTGCGGACCCTGCTGGGCGGCGCCGACCGTCCCGACGCCCTGATCACCGGTAACAACGCGATGACCATCGGTGCGGTGCAGGCGGCGCACGACGTCGGCCTCGACGTCCCCGGCGGTGTCGCGCTGGCGGCGTTCGACGACTTCCCGTGGGCCGACGCGTTCAGCCCGCGCCTGACCGTGGTCGCCCAGCCGTTCGCCGAGATCGGCCGGGAAGCGGTCCGGCTGCTGCTGCGGCGGATGGC harbors:
- a CDS encoding LacI family DNA-binding transcriptional regulator, encoding MAEVARLAGVSTATVSHVLNGTRKVREHTRRQVLAAMAEVDYAPNAAARSLATARTRTVGLALSAISNPYLGELLRGVEDEAAAADYTLVLTDPHDDPGTEATAVTRLRSRVDGLLLAASADSAATLDALTGQGVPTVLVDRMVGSGYDEVGAENVEPVAGLVTHLAEAGHTRIGFVAGQPGLATTVERLEGYRTGLRRAGLDWSLVVDGRSEAEPARHAVRTLLGGADRPDALITGNNAMTIGAVQAAHDVGLDVPGGVALAAFDDFPWADAFSPRLTVVAQPFAEIGREAVRLLLRRMAEPDAAPRSVRLPTTFVHRDSCGCR